The Desulfonatronovibrio magnus genome includes a region encoding these proteins:
- the dnaA gene encoding chromosomal replication initiator protein DnaA, with protein sequence MMNAWERIQPILEKSLKPGIFQLWIKPLKGEYHQDSNRLVLEAPNDFIASWVKDKLEDAVLSSGMEVLGKKPELAITSPDNNCKTSPLKVGRMVNPEEKPALPSRKALKIVSGFKFFFRDFVVGPCNELAYVASKSFCSERISSDQLFLCSSTGLGKTHLAQSMGNHLAEISNTKNIRMAYLTAEEFASQLVMALKSRRMDEFKARFRDQIDVLMLEDIHFFQGKENIQNEFLSTINSLQCQGKKVVLTSTFLPKELKDIDSNIVSRMCRGFLAVIERPDLQTRREIIKNKAASMQIDVPDEVTDFLAGKIQQDIRQLESCLQNLVFKARMLKEKISLELANQVIKHFDVQEHSLSMDDIINQVCKLFDVSLDSISSKSRKKQYVLARNVAFFVARRHTEASLKEIGYKLNRRHSTVIKGITSVEKELSRQSPLGRQLEQTISQIVS encoded by the coding sequence ATGATGAACGCGTGGGAAAGAATTCAACCAATCCTCGAAAAATCCCTGAAACCAGGGATTTTTCAGCTATGGATCAAACCTCTCAAGGGTGAATATCATCAGGATTCCAACAGATTAGTGCTGGAAGCTCCCAATGACTTTATTGCTTCATGGGTCAAAGACAAACTGGAAGATGCAGTGTTAAGCTCTGGAATGGAGGTGCTTGGAAAAAAGCCGGAGTTGGCCATTACTTCACCTGACAATAACTGTAAAACCAGCCCTTTGAAGGTTGGACGTATGGTCAATCCTGAGGAAAAACCGGCTTTGCCATCTCGAAAAGCCTTGAAAATCGTCAGCGGATTCAAATTTTTCTTCAGGGACTTTGTTGTTGGTCCCTGCAATGAGCTGGCCTATGTGGCTTCCAAAAGCTTCTGCAGTGAACGTATTTCTTCTGATCAGCTTTTTCTGTGTTCCTCTACCGGTCTTGGCAAAACGCATCTGGCCCAGTCCATGGGCAACCACCTGGCTGAGATTTCCAATACTAAAAATATTCGCATGGCTTACCTGACTGCAGAAGAATTTGCCAGCCAACTGGTTATGGCTCTGAAATCACGTCGTATGGATGAATTCAAGGCAAGATTCAGGGATCAGATTGATGTACTTATGTTAGAAGATATCCATTTTTTTCAAGGAAAGGAGAATATTCAGAATGAGTTTCTTTCCACAATAAATTCTCTGCAGTGTCAGGGCAAAAAAGTAGTTTTAACCAGCACTTTTCTCCCCAAAGAGCTTAAAGACATTGATTCCAATATTGTTTCGCGAATGTGCAGGGGGTTTCTCGCCGTTATTGAGAGACCTGATTTGCAAACCAGAAGAGAAATCATCAAAAACAAGGCTGCTTCCATGCAGATTGATGTGCCCGACGAAGTGACGGATTTTCTTGCAGGCAAGATACAGCAAGATATCCGTCAGCTGGAAAGTTGTCTGCAAAATCTTGTTTTTAAGGCCAGGATGCTTAAGGAAAAGATATCTCTTGAGCTGGCAAACCAGGTTATCAAGCACTTTGATGTTCAGGAGCACAGCCTGAGCATGGATGATATCATTAATCAGGTGTGTAAGTTGTTTGATGTTTCTTTGGACAGCATCAGTTCCAAGAGTAGAAAAAAACAGTATGTTCTGGCGAGAAACGTGGCATTTTTTGTGGCTCGCAGACATACCGAAGCATCCCTGAAGGAAATCGGTTATAAACTTAACCGTCGACACTCCACTGTGATCAAGGGTATAACGAGTGTAGAAAAAGAGCTTTCCCGTCAAAGCCCTCTTGGCAGACAGCTGGAACAGACTATCAGCCAGATTGTAAGCTGA
- a CDS encoding UPF0280 family protein has translation MKYINPSRNYRQSCTPFQGEVGYQLVVEQSDLYIISTADYSGHLLSRLHKIRQSIKTHILFHPEFAAAMTPLPIPRHAPTIIQNMCKAAALFNVGPMAAVAGAVAQDIAQYLNQLSPEALIENGGDIFIYSTQDRLVGLLADPGQELTLGIRVKTCETPCAVCSSSATIGHSISLGKGDLVVVKAKSGAVADAAATALCNMVNSRKSLHIMNKKRQELEEKGVTGLLAQLGEELTAWGEMELVML, from the coding sequence ATGAAATATATCAATCCTTCGAGAAATTATCGTCAGTCATGCACCCCTTTTCAAGGTGAAGTCGGCTATCAACTGGTTGTTGAGCAAAGTGATCTATACATCATAAGCACAGCTGACTACAGTGGGCATCTTCTGAGCCGACTGCACAAAATAAGACAGAGCATCAAAACTCATATCCTGTTTCACCCTGAATTTGCTGCAGCAATGACCCCATTACCCATTCCCAGGCATGCTCCGACAATAATCCAGAACATGTGTAAGGCTGCAGCACTTTTTAATGTTGGCCCAATGGCCGCAGTGGCCGGTGCTGTTGCTCAGGATATTGCACAGTACCTTAATCAATTAAGCCCTGAGGCTCTAATTGAAAATGGAGGAGATATATTTATATACTCGACGCAAGACAGGTTAGTAGGGCTGCTTGCTGACCCTGGTCAGGAACTGACCCTTGGCATTCGCGTCAAGACCTGCGAAACTCCCTGCGCTGTCTGTTCTTCATCAGCTACAATCGGACATTCCATAAGCCTGGGCAAGGGTGATCTGGTTGTTGTCAAAGCAAAATCAGGAGCAGTAGCCGATGCTGCAGCTACTGCTTTGTGCAATATGGTAAACAGCAGAAAATCACTGCATATCATGAACAAAAAAAGGCAGGAACTGGAGGAAAAGGGAGTGACTGGACTACTGGCCCAACTCGGGGAAGAGCTGACAGCCTGGGGAGAGATGGAACTGGTAATGTTGTAA
- a CDS encoding glycosyltransferase family 2 protein — protein sequence MTSLVSVIIPTYNRAWCLNRAIYSVLAQDYRHFELIVVDDGSTDTTAGITDSFHDRRIRYIYQDNKGVAAARNTGLSISRGRYAAFLDSDDTWMPDKLGRHLNFMCESGFKISQTEEIWFRKGKRVNPMIKHHKPSGWIFERSLELCLVSPSCTIMNMDLVDQGFVFNEGLPACEDYDLWLRISLHYPFGLLPVPLTVRNGGRPDQLSSKIIGLDLYRIYSLLDIKKHGVLDYEADLALNSILKNKVRIYCQGCLKRGRVEEAMRVQELVLQYFSNLPPQFCSKKQEAFLL from the coding sequence ATGACGTCTCTGGTTTCAGTAATCATTCCAACATATAATAGAGCGTGGTGTCTAAATAGAGCCATATACTCTGTCCTGGCCCAAGATTATCGTCATTTTGAGCTGATCGTTGTTGATGACGGCTCCACAGACACTACAGCCGGAATAACTGACAGTTTTCATGATAGAAGAATCAGATACATTTATCAAGACAACAAAGGTGTTGCTGCTGCAAGAAATACTGGCCTCAGTATTTCTAGGGGCAGGTATGCAGCCTTTTTAGACTCAGACGACACGTGGATGCCTGATAAACTTGGCAGACATTTAAACTTTATGTGTGAAAGCGGATTCAAGATTTCACAGACTGAAGAAATCTGGTTTAGAAAAGGCAAAAGGGTAAATCCCATGATTAAGCATCATAAGCCTTCAGGCTGGATATTTGAACGTTCTTTAGAGTTGTGCCTGGTAAGTCCTTCCTGTACAATAATGAATATGGATCTGGTGGATCAGGGGTTTGTTTTCAATGAAGGGCTGCCTGCATGTGAGGACTATGATCTGTGGCTCAGAATAAGTCTGCATTATCCCTTTGGATTGCTTCCGGTTCCCTTGACTGTTAGGAATGGAGGGCGCCCTGATCAGCTTTCGTCAAAAATTATTGGTCTTGATTTGTACCGAATTTATTCCCTGCTGGATATAAAAAAACATGGAGTTCTTGACTATGAAGCAGACCTGGCTCTCAACAGTATTCTGAAAAACAAGGTGAGGATATATTGTCAAGGGTGCCTGAAAAGGGGACGCGTGGAAGAAGCCATGCGAGTTCAGGAGCTTGTGCTGCAATATTTTAGTAACTTACCGCCTCAATTCTGTAGCAAAAAACAAGAAGCTTTTTTACTTTGA
- a CDS encoding substrate-binding periplasmic protein, translated as MQRPDFCSDFFTYLHNGHARDRKAMKITFFAILLFVPLWTVQAHAASQDNVVLAYVDFPPYEYMENNEARGILVEIVRTVFDRADINLELVYYPFNRAYQEAMQGSIAGIFNFYKTPQRLEHFDFSDPVILNPLYLFVRQESELSFNGAIEDLSGLNVGVMSGYTYGAEFDNCNLFNLDKANSHESNFKKLIMGRIDVYPCDWLVGHYVLQNHGLQHNVRALPVPLTVMEGHIGFAGGRHHDVLKRINPVIRTMHESGEIQAIIDIYIQGSDYLQSLITGNMESMGGQYSHNLQPKPDAQ; from the coding sequence ATGCAAAGGCCTGACTTCTGCAGTGATTTTTTTACGTATCTACATAACGGGCACGCCAGAGACCGTAAAGCTATGAAAATTACCTTTTTTGCCATTTTGTTATTTGTCCCTCTCTGGACTGTTCAGGCCCATGCCGCCAGTCAGGATAATGTTGTCCTGGCTTATGTTGATTTTCCTCCTTATGAATACATGGAAAATAACGAGGCCCGGGGAATTCTCGTGGAAATTGTGCGTACTGTATTTGACAGGGCTGACATAAACCTTGAACTGGTTTATTATCCATTCAACAGGGCCTATCAGGAAGCCATGCAGGGCAGTATAGCCGGTATTTTTAATTTTTACAAAACTCCCCAAAGACTTGAGCATTTCGACTTTTCCGATCCTGTCATTCTCAATCCACTTTACTTGTTTGTTCGCCAGGAAAGTGAGCTTTCTTTCAATGGCGCCATTGAAGATCTATCCGGTCTGAATGTAGGTGTTATGTCAGGGTATACTTATGGGGCTGAATTTGACAATTGCAATTTGTTCAACCTCGATAAAGCCAACTCTCATGAGTCCAACTTCAAAAAATTGATCATGGGACGCATTGATGTTTACCCGTGCGACTGGCTTGTGGGACATTACGTGCTCCAGAATCATGGATTGCAGCACAATGTCAGGGCCTTGCCTGTTCCTTTAACCGTTATGGAGGGCCATATCGGTTTTGCCGGGGGCAGACACCATGATGTCCTTAAAAGAATTAATCCTGTTATCAGAACTATGCATGAATCCGGAGAGATACAGGCCATCATAGACATTTATATTCAAGGCTCAGACTACCTGCAGAGTCTGATAACCGGGAATATGGAGTCAATGGGGGGTCAATACTCTCATAACCTTCAGCCCAAACCAGATGCGCAATGA
- a CDS encoding hybrid sensor histidine kinase/response regulator, with translation MIKLFGRQIQRSLTKDLIVGISLSLAVLLTALGAIFYFYLTERYSADIQNRSEMLSDEIAHVLSRPAWNLDHDFATHIASAYLHNEIVSGIRLIFSPETVVFDHIPDHNGQDLFGKTRDIYFENDFFEPHVVGEVEIWFSRHQIHEMQNNIIRIVGVTLLSSIVIIVLVIQILMSLLLKRPLSSLHKSIRSIAAGNYKSFIRPVPQEDINAIISDVNLMAECIADHTSRLSLEINDRKQVEKDLRERGRQLQSLSDNLPDGYVYQCIMSDDEKRFTYISAGAQRLHKVSVTDILADYRAFYNLFTEQDREHILEQENRATETMSQFNTTARYISPDNELRWMSLTAAPRLTAEGDLVWEGIAMDITAQKNLEEQLRQSQKMESVGILAGGIAHDFNNILQAMSGNIQLILMHKSKNDHDTKRLEIIAGSIDRAARLVRQLLLFSRKADVMRQCLDLNTIARDSIVMLQRIIPKMISVQFAPDENLWTIEADPVQVEQVILNLGTNAADAMLEGGRLTIETKNVDLDDDYVSSQLDIQPGQYVMLCISDTGHGMDTVTLASIYDPFFTTKEVGKGTGLGLATVYGIVKSHGGSIHCYSEPGQGTTFRIYWPRAVNEPALKALDQPEVESSWIVKGNETILVVDDDLDILELTAEALEGYGYQILTAASGEEALSKYSERKGEIDMVILDLNMPGMGGRQCLDQLLTKDAAVKVLVASGYSLTGQAADVLKSGAAGYIGKPFQFSELLIKIREILSKGE, from the coding sequence ATGATTAAGCTTTTTGGCAGGCAAATTCAGAGAAGTTTGACTAAAGACCTCATTGTGGGGATTTCATTGTCCCTTGCCGTCTTACTGACTGCTCTCGGCGCAATCTTTTATTTTTATCTTACCGAGAGGTACAGTGCTGACATACAAAACAGATCTGAAATGCTGAGCGATGAAATAGCTCATGTTCTTTCCAGACCAGCTTGGAACCTGGACCATGATTTTGCCACCCATATTGCTTCGGCCTATTTACATAATGAAATAGTGAGCGGTATCAGACTGATTTTCAGTCCTGAGACTGTTGTTTTTGACCATATTCCAGACCATAACGGGCAGGATCTCTTTGGAAAGACCAGGGATATCTATTTTGAAAATGATTTTTTTGAACCACACGTTGTAGGCGAGGTGGAAATATGGTTTTCCAGACATCAAATTCATGAAATGCAGAATAATATAATCCGCATTGTAGGGGTGACGTTACTGAGTTCAATTGTGATTATTGTACTGGTTATTCAGATTCTAATGTCATTATTGCTCAAAAGGCCACTCTCAAGTTTGCATAAAAGTATCCGGTCCATAGCAGCAGGTAATTATAAAAGCTTTATAAGGCCGGTGCCGCAGGAGGATATAAATGCAATTATTTCAGATGTTAATCTAATGGCAGAATGTATAGCCGATCATACCAGCCGTCTCAGTCTGGAAATTAATGACCGCAAGCAGGTGGAAAAGGACTTGCGGGAGAGAGGCAGACAATTACAGAGTTTGAGCGATAATTTGCCGGATGGATATGTGTATCAATGTATCATGAGTGATGATGAAAAACGTTTTACTTACATCAGTGCCGGGGCCCAGCGCCTGCATAAAGTGTCTGTAACTGATATCCTGGCCGATTACCGGGCATTTTATAACCTGTTTACTGAACAGGACAGAGAGCATATTCTGGAGCAGGAGAATAGAGCGACTGAAACCATGTCGCAATTCAATACGACAGCGAGATATATCTCACCTGATAATGAACTGCGGTGGATGTCTCTAACAGCTGCCCCAAGGCTGACTGCAGAGGGTGATCTTGTCTGGGAAGGTATTGCCATGGATATTACTGCTCAAAAAAACCTTGAAGAGCAGCTGCGTCAGTCCCAGAAAATGGAATCAGTGGGTATTCTGGCAGGAGGTATTGCTCATGATTTTAATAATATTCTCCAGGCCATGAGTGGGAATATTCAGCTGATCTTAATGCATAAATCCAAAAACGATCATGACACAAAACGGTTGGAGATCATAGCGGGATCAATAGATCGGGCAGCCAGGCTTGTAAGGCAGCTGCTTCTGTTCAGCCGCAAAGCTGATGTTATGCGCCAATGCCTTGATCTCAATACTATTGCGCGTGATTCTATTGTCATGCTGCAGAGAATTATTCCCAAAATGATCAGCGTACAGTTTGCTCCTGATGAAAATTTATGGACAATTGAAGCAGACCCGGTTCAAGTCGAACAGGTAATCTTAAATCTGGGTACCAATGCAGCTGATGCCATGCTTGAAGGTGGCAGATTGACCATTGAAACAAAAAATGTGGATCTTGATGATGACTACGTCTCAAGTCAGCTGGATATCCAGCCTGGACAATATGTTATGCTTTGCATCTCTGATACCGGACATGGTATGGACACAGTTACTCTCGCCAGTATTTATGATCCTTTTTTTACTACCAAAGAAGTGGGTAAGGGAACAGGACTGGGGCTGGCTACGGTCTATGGAATAGTTAAAAGTCATGGTGGCAGTATTCATTGCTATAGCGAACCGGGACAGGGGACAACTTTCAGGATCTATTGGCCCCGGGCTGTGAATGAGCCTGCCCTAAAAGCGTTGGATCAGCCTGAAGTTGAATCTTCCTGGATTGTCAAGGGTAATGAGACAATACTGGTAGTGGACGATGACTTAGATATTCTGGAATTGACTGCAGAAGCTCTCGAGGGCTATGGCTATCAGATTCTGACGGCTGCCAGCGGCGAAGAAGCCCTGTCAAAGTACTCGGAGCGAAAAGGTGAGATAGATATGGTGATCCTGGATTTAAACATGCCCGGTATGGGCGGCAGGCAATGTTTGGATCAGTTGCTGACAAAGGATGCAGCAGTCAAAGTGCTTGTGGCCAGTGGCTACTCCTTAACCGGGCAGGCTGCAGATGTACTCAAAAGTGGTGCTGCGGGATACATTGGCAAGCCTTTTCAATTTAGTGAACTGCTGATCAAAATCAGGGAAATATTGAGTAAAGGAGAATAA
- a CDS encoding glycoside hydrolase family 3 protein: MKWFFFVQTGMTAFIVLVLLVGCGGGTSKDDEELNRQIGQMLMIGFRGLEVDENHFIVRDIQEGRVGGVILFDRDVALSSDIRNIESPEQLKKLTASLQSLTDDPLLIAVDQEGGRVARLKEKHGFPPTVSQGWLGKADDLQLTFDYASQTAQLLADMGINVNLTPVVDVNVNPDNPVIGRLERSFSDDPQKVALHSAQVIEAHREHNIITALKHFPGHGSSTQDSHHGFTDVTDTWKEYELKPYTLLFDSTGVDMVMTAHVFNARLDSQWPATLSYSILHDLLRVEMGFDKVIISDDMQMGAIRDQYGLNTAVERTILSGADIIIFGNNLVYDEEIASKVRDIIINKVYQGKISRGRIQESYDRIMKLKEGLS, encoded by the coding sequence ATGAAATGGTTTTTTTTCGTACAAACCGGGATGACAGCCTTTATTGTTTTGGTTTTGCTTGTGGGATGTGGTGGGGGCACCAGCAAGGATGATGAAGAACTGAATCGTCAGATTGGACAGATGCTCATGATAGGTTTTCGTGGACTGGAAGTGGATGAAAACCACTTTATTGTCAGAGATATCCAGGAAGGCCGTGTGGGTGGGGTAATACTGTTTGATCGAGACGTGGCTTTAAGCTCGGATATACGCAATATTGAATCTCCTGAGCAGTTGAAAAAACTGACAGCAAGCCTGCAGAGCCTGACTGACGATCCCCTTCTCATTGCAGTGGATCAGGAGGGGGGCAGAGTAGCAAGGCTTAAAGAAAAGCATGGATTTCCGCCTACTGTATCTCAAGGCTGGTTAGGCAAAGCAGATGACCTGCAGCTTACCTTTGACTATGCATCACAAACAGCCCAGTTACTGGCTGACATGGGAATCAATGTCAATCTTACTCCAGTAGTTGATGTTAATGTTAACCCTGACAACCCGGTTATTGGCAGACTTGAGCGGAGTTTCTCAGATGATCCTCAAAAGGTTGCACTGCATTCCGCACAAGTCATAGAAGCCCACCGCGAGCATAATATCATTACTGCCCTGAAACACTTTCCAGGACATGGCAGTTCCACACAGGACTCGCACCACGGTTTTACTGATGTTACTGATACATGGAAAGAATACGAACTGAAACCCTATACTTTGCTCTTTGACTCTACCGGGGTTGATATGGTCATGACTGCTCATGTTTTTAATGCCCGCTTAGATTCACAGTGGCCGGCAACCTTGTCTTACAGTATATTGCATGATCTTCTGCGTGTTGAAATGGGGTTTGACAAGGTTATTATATCCGATGACATGCAGATGGGGGCCATAAGGGATCAGTACGGCCTTAATACTGCTGTTGAAAGAACTATACTCTCTGGAGCTGATATAATAATTTTTGGTAATAATCTTGTATATGACGAAGAGATTGCCTCAAAAGTACGGGACATTATCATCAACAAGGTTTATCAGGGCAAGATAAGCCGGGGGCGCATTCAGGAGTCTTATGACCGGATTATGAAGCTTAAAGAGGGTTTGTCTTAA